In Desulfovibrio sp. Fe33, the genomic window CAGCAGTCCGAACCGGCTCGCCGGCAAGCAGGGACAGCCCGTTGAGTCGACGTTGATTTTTACCAACACCGAGCAGAACAGGATGGGCAGGCCCATGCCCGCGGGCGTGGTCCGCGTGTTCATGCCCGCTTCCGACGGCGCCAAGCTCCTGGCGGGCGAGGCGCGGCTTGGCCACTCGGCCGTGGGCGAGGAAATCCGGCTGGCCGTCGGCCAATCTTTCGACGTCAACGTGGAGCGTGTCCAGACAAGCTTCCAGCGTATCGGCAAGAACGCCGCCGAGGTCGGCTGGCGAATCACGGTGCGCAACGGTTCTGCCGAATCGAGGGACGTCAGGCTTCAGGACTCCTTTTCCGGGCAGTGGACCATCCTGAGTGCGGACACGCCGTACACGGCCAAGGATGCCGGGACCATCGAATTCGACCTGAAGAACGTCGCCCCCACGACGGGCGGAGAGGGAAAGACGGTCAACTACACCGTGCGTTTCGAATATTAGCAAGGAGGCATGATGGCCGGGATCGATCTCGTTGAACTGAAGACGCTGAAGGATTTCTACGCGCTCATGGCCGCCTCTCGCGAGGTCCGGCGGCGGGCTGTGGCCTGTCTTGTGGAAGGGCGGTCCGTCGACGGGGACATCACGGCCTCGCTGTCCAACCTCCTTGCCTCCCTGGAAGCTGTGGAGGAGGTGGACGGCAGGAAGCGGCTGTCGCTTGGCGGCGGCCGGACCATCGGTCTGGACATGGGATACGAGATCGACGAGGCCCGCAAGGATATCTTCTATCTTGAGGAGGGCGAGGAGACCTTCCTCGAAATGCTGGCCGACTTCCATCCCGATTTCGACGAGCATGTGAACCGGGGCCGGGAGCTGCTCCGGGGCGTTGACCTGAATTGCCTGGTCACCGACCGCGACGGCACGGTCAACGACTACTGCGCCCGCTACCTGACCTCCATCCAGTCCGTTTACAACGCGGTCTTTTTGACCCGCTTCGCCAGAATCCATGTGAGCCGACCGGTCATCCTGACCTCGGCTCCCCTGGATGGGCTGGTGCATATATCGGTTTCCCCGGACGGCGAGTTCTACTACGCCGCCTCCAAGGGGCGTGAATGCATGGATCGCGAGGGCGCGGTGAGGCGGTTGGCCATATCCGCGGAGAAACAGGCGGCCATGGACGGGCTCAACGCCCGGCTGACCGAGCTGGCCGGGCGGGCTGAATACGAAAAGTTCACCCTCATCGGATCGGGGCTCCAGTTCAAGTTCGGCCAGTCCACCGTGGCCCGCCAGGATATCAACGGCTCCATCGACAAGGCCGAGTCGGCACGGTTCCTGGCCGTACTGGAAGCGCTGACGGCCGAGCTGGACCCCGAGGCGCGGAATTTCCGCATCGAGGACACCGGTCTGGACGTGGAGATCATTCTTACCGTGGAGACCGAGGGCGAAGGACTCAAGGATTTCGACAAGGGCGACGGCGTGAAGTTCCTGAACGGGGAACTTGGCCTGGGGTTGGCCGACGGGGCCAGCCTGATCTGCGGCGACACGTCGTCGGACGTGCCCATGCTCGAAGCGGCCCTGGGCCTGTCGCCGGACGCCAGGGCTATTTTCGTAACCGGAAAGAAGGAGTTGGCGGAACGAGTGACCGGCCTGACCGACGCGGCGCTCATCGTGCCCGAGCCGGATATGCTCGTGACCATTCTGGGTACCTTGTGACCCGGACACCGGAGAATCATCAATTCAAGGAGTGATCCGTGGCAGCTATCACACTCAAGGGCGTCGTCTTTGACCTGGACGGCGTCGTCACCCGGACAGCGAAGGTACATGCCCAGGCGTGGGAGACCGCCTTCAACGATTTCCTCAAGCATCACGCGGAGGAGACCGGCACTCCGTTCGAGCCCTTCGACCGCACGAACGATTACCAGAACTACGTGGACGGCAAGCCGCGTTTCGAAGGCGTGCTGAGCTTTCTCAAGTCGCGAAATATCCGCCTCGATCCCGGCACGCCGGAGGACCCGCCCGGCTTCGACACGGTCTGCGCCATCGGCAACAGGAAGAACGCGCTTTTCCAGGAGATACTCAAGGAAGAAGGGCCGGAGGTCTTCGACACTTCCGTGGCCCTGATAAGGGACCTCAAGCGAAACGGCGTGCTCGTGGCACTGGCCACCTCCAGCCGCAACGGTATGCTTGTCCTGGACCTGGCCGGTCTGACGGAGCTCTTCGACGTCTTCGTGGACGGCGTGGTCTCGGCCGAGCTTGACCTCAAGGGCAAGCCCGATCCGGACATTTTCATCGCCGCCGCCGAAAGGATGGGGCTCAACCCCAATGAGTGCGTGGTCGTCGAGGACGCCATCTCCGGCGTCCAGGCGGGATGCGCGGGCAATTTCGGCCTGACCCTGGGCGTGGCCCGGAACATCGGCGGCGAGATGCTCAAACGGTTCGGGGCGGACATGGTCGTGTCCGACCTGGGCGAGATCACCGTGGACGATCTCATCGAGTGGTTCGAGTCCGGCATGGCCACGGACGAGTGGTATCTCTCCTACCATGGCTTCGAGCCGGGTGACGAGAAGCTGCGCGAGACGCTGACAACCGTGGGCAACGGTTATCTCGGCACGCGCGGGGCGTATGAGTGCGAGTGTTCATCCTACTATTTCTACCCCGGCACCTACATCTCCGGCATCTTCAACAAGACTCCCAGCGACGTGGAGGGGCGCGAAATCTGGAACAACGACATGGTCAACTGCCCCAACTGGCTGCCCGTGTCCTTCAAGATAGGCAACGGGGAGTTCGTCTCCCCGCTGGCCATGGAGATATTGAGCTATTCCCACCGCCTGAACATGCGCGAGGCCGTCATGGAACGCCATCTGGTGGTCCGCGATCAGGTGGGACGCATCTCCCGCATCTCCTCCCGGCGGGTGGCCTCCATGTCTGAGCCGCACCTGCTCGCCCTGCAATTCGACTTCACCCCGCTCAACTATTCGGCCAAGCTGACCTTCCGTTCATCCCTGGATGGCAACGTGGGCAACGAAGGGGTGGCCCGCTACGCCAGCCTGAACACGCACCATCTCAACCGGGTGGGCGGCGGAAAGGCCGGGGACGGCATTTATCTGCACGTGGAGACATCCCACTCGCGTTACCAGATCGTCATGGCCTCCAAGACCCGGATGCTTGAGGACGGCAAGCTCCTCGAAGCGCGCAAGGAGGTGGTCCAGGAACGGTCCATGGTCTCCGAGGAAATCTGCGTTCAGGTCAGGGAAAATCATTGCTACGGGCTGGAAAAGTTCGTCTTCGTGCGAACCTCCCTGGACCGCGAGCCCGGCGACCTGCGCGAGATGTGCCTGGACGGCCTCAAGTCGGTGAAGACCTTCAAGGGCGTCCACGGCTCCCACGCCAAATCCTGGAAGGGCTTGTGGCAGAAAGCCGATATCCGGATCAGGGGCGACCGTTTCGTGCAGCGGGTGCTTCGGCTGCACGTTTACCACCTGCTGGTCACAGCCAGTCCGCACAACGTGGGCCGCGACGCGGGAATGCCCGCCAGGGGGCTGTCCGGCGAGGCGTACCGGGGCCACATCTTCTGGGATGAGGTCTATATCCTGCCTTTCTTCGACGCCAATTTCCCCGATATCTCCAAGGCCCTGCTCATGTATCGCTACAACCGCCTGGACGCTGCCCGCGAATACGCCCGCGAGAACGGTTGCCAAGGGGCCATGTTCCCCTGGCAAACCGCCGACGACGGCAGCGAGGAGACCCAGGAGGTCCATTACAACCCCGAGTCGAAAAATTGGGGGCCGGACCTGTCCCGCCGCCAGCGGCACGTCTCCATCGCGGTGTTCGTCAACGCCTGGCGCTACGTGTCCTGGACCGGCGACCAGACGTTCCTGCGCGAATACGGAGCGGAGCTGATGCTCGACATAGCCCGGTTCTGGGGCGGGATCGCCACCTATGACGCGGCCTCCGACAAGTATCATATCGACGGTGTCATGGGGCCGGACGAGTTCCATGAGAAGCTCCCCGGCGCGGACGAACCGGGTGTGCGCGACAACGCCTACACCAACATCATGACCGTCTGGCTCCTGGAGAAGGCGCTGGATATCCTCGACGGCCTGCCGCCCAAGATTCGGGAGCAGGTGGCCGGGCGCATCGGCCTGACCGACGAGGATGTCGCCAAATGGCAGGACATGACCACCAAGCTCAACGTCATCGTGACCGAGGACGGCATCGTCAGCCAGTTCGACGGCTACATGGAACTGCCGGAGCTGGACTGGGATTCCTACCGTCAACGGTTCTATTCCATCCACCGCATGGACCGGATTCTCAAGGCCGAAGGCGATTCGCCCGACAACTACAAGGTCGCCAAGCAGGCCGACACCCTCATGACCTGGTATATTCTCGAACCCGAGGAGGTGGCCCGCATTCTGCGCAAGCTCGGCCACGAGGTGAATGACCCCGTCAAGCTCCTGAAGGACAATTACGACTTCTACGAGAAGCGGACCAGCCACGGCTCCACGCTTTCCAAGGTGGTCCACGCCGTCATCGCCAAGTACATCTACCCGAGCAACGTGTCCTGGGACTGGTTCATGGAGGCCATGGAATCCGACATCCGCGACACCCAGGGCGGCACCACCGTGGAAGGCATCCATACCGGCGTCATGGCCGGTACCCTGGAGGTCATCAAGCAGGACTACGCCGGGCTCAATCTCTCGTCCTCGCCCATGAAGGTCGACCCCGACCCGCCCGCGCACTGGGGCGAGATGCGGCTGTCCTTCATCTGGCGGTCCATCTGGTTCGATCTCGTTATCGAGCAGGACCGCGTGAACATGACCGCCTTCCACCAGGGCGACAAGGTCGTGCCCGTGGAAATCTTCGGCCAGCGATTCGAACTGAAGCCCGGCAAGACCGTCGAGGCCCGGCGGCCCAATGCGGAGAACCGCTAGGCGAAGTCCGAGATTCTTCAACCCGGGCCGACCGTCCGGTGCGGAAATATAGGCGGCGCGCTCCCTCCCGCCGGGGGAGCGCGCCGCCTCTTGCGTCCCGCCGTCAGGGTCCCAAGGCTTGCTCAAACCATCCTGCATCCCATCGTCACCAAGATTACACCGGGCGGAAAAGCCGTCTTCGCCTACACCCTCTCGCCTCGCGTTCGAAAAACTCCGGGGAAATATAAGAGATAAGGAATCGGTAAGGCTCGATTGCCCGGTCGGCGGAGTGCGCCGCCGCCGACTTGCCTCAAGCCGTGAAGACGGGTAAGGAGTGTGCCTCGCCGGAGGAATGATATCCGGCAATCTTTTTTTCCGGGAGTTTCCATGTCTCTGAGTATAGGTATCGTCGGGCTGCCCAATGTGGGCAAGTCCACTCTTTTCAATGCGCTGACCAAGGCCCAGAATGCCGAGAGCGCGAACTACGCGTTTTGCACCATCGAGCCGAACAAGGCGGTGGTGCCTGTGCCGGATGCCCGGTTGGATGTGTTGGCCGGGTTGGTCAATCCTCAGCGGGTGCAGAACTCCACGGTCGATTTCGTGGACATCGCCGGTCTGGTGGCGGGCGCGAGCAAGGGCGAGGGGTTGGGCAACAAGTTCCTGGCCAATATCCGCGAGACCCAGGCCATCCTGCATGTGGTCCGCTGCTTCGACGATGACGACGTCATCCACGTGTCCAACTCCGTGGACCCGCTGCGCGACATCGAGACCATCGAGACCGAGTTGATTCTCGCCGACGTGCAGGTGTTGGAAAACCGTCTTGAGCGCATGGAAAAGATGCTCAAGGGCGACAAGGGCCTGGCCCCGAAGATCGAGGCCGCCAAACAGCTCCTCGCCCACCTCGACCAGGGACTTCCCGCGTCCACTTTCGAGAGTGACCTGAAGGCGTTGCCGGAACTGCTCGCCGAACTGCGTCTCATCACCGCCAAGAACGTCATCTATTGCGCCAACGTGGACGAGAACGGCCTGACCGAGGACAACGACTACATTCGGTCCGTGCGCAGCCTGGCCGAAAAACGCGGAGCAGAGTTCGTCAAGATTTCCGCTCGGATGGAAGAAGAACTCGTGGGCCTCGAAGACGAGGATTATCGAGAGTTCCTCGAATCTTACGGCATCAGCGAGTCCGGCCTGGATCAGATCATCCGTACCGGCTTCCATACCCTGGGCCT contains:
- the ychF gene encoding redox-regulated ATPase YchF → MSLSIGIVGLPNVGKSTLFNALTKAQNAESANYAFCTIEPNKAVVPVPDARLDVLAGLVNPQRVQNSTVDFVDIAGLVAGASKGEGLGNKFLANIRETQAILHVVRCFDDDDVIHVSNSVDPLRDIETIETELILADVQVLENRLERMEKMLKGDKGLAPKIEAAKQLLAHLDQGLPASTFESDLKALPELLAELRLITAKNVIYCANVDENGLTEDNDYIRSVRSLAEKRGAEFVKISARMEEELVGLEDEDYREFLESYGISESGLDQIIRTGFHTLGLISYFTAGVKEVRAWTIHDGDKAPRAAGVIHTDFERGFIRAEVIGYDNFVKHGSEAKCRAEGVLRVEGKEYVMKDGDVVHFLFNV
- a CDS encoding trehalose 6-phosphate synthase — protein: MAGIDLVELKTLKDFYALMAASREVRRRAVACLVEGRSVDGDITASLSNLLASLEAVEEVDGRKRLSLGGGRTIGLDMGYEIDEARKDIFYLEEGEETFLEMLADFHPDFDEHVNRGRELLRGVDLNCLVTDRDGTVNDYCARYLTSIQSVYNAVFLTRFARIHVSRPVILTSAPLDGLVHISVSPDGEFYYAASKGRECMDREGAVRRLAISAEKQAAMDGLNARLTELAGRAEYEKFTLIGSGLQFKFGQSTVARQDINGSIDKAESARFLAVLEALTAELDPEARNFRIEDTGLDVEIILTVETEGEGLKDFDKGDGVKFLNGELGLGLADGASLICGDTSSDVPMLEAALGLSPDARAIFVTGKKELAERVTGLTDAALIVPEPDMLVTILGTL
- a CDS encoding beta-phosphoglucomutase family hydrolase; translation: MAAITLKGVVFDLDGVVTRTAKVHAQAWETAFNDFLKHHAEETGTPFEPFDRTNDYQNYVDGKPRFEGVLSFLKSRNIRLDPGTPEDPPGFDTVCAIGNRKNALFQEILKEEGPEVFDTSVALIRDLKRNGVLVALATSSRNGMLVLDLAGLTELFDVFVDGVVSAELDLKGKPDPDIFIAAAERMGLNPNECVVVEDAISGVQAGCAGNFGLTLGVARNIGGEMLKRFGADMVVSDLGEITVDDLIEWFESGMATDEWYLSYHGFEPGDEKLRETLTTVGNGYLGTRGAYECECSSYYFYPGTYISGIFNKTPSDVEGREIWNNDMVNCPNWLPVSFKIGNGEFVSPLAMEILSYSHRLNMREAVMERHLVVRDQVGRISRISSRRVASMSEPHLLALQFDFTPLNYSAKLTFRSSLDGNVGNEGVARYASLNTHHLNRVGGGKAGDGIYLHVETSHSRYQIVMASKTRMLEDGKLLEARKEVVQERSMVSEEICVQVRENHCYGLEKFVFVRTSLDREPGDLREMCLDGLKSVKTFKGVHGSHAKSWKGLWQKADIRIRGDRFVQRVLRLHVYHLLVTASPHNVGRDAGMPARGLSGEAYRGHIFWDEVYILPFFDANFPDISKALLMYRYNRLDAAREYARENGCQGAMFPWQTADDGSEETQEVHYNPESKNWGPDLSRRQRHVSIAVFVNAWRYVSWTGDQTFLREYGAELMLDIARFWGGIATYDAASDKYHIDGVMGPDEFHEKLPGADEPGVRDNAYTNIMTVWLLEKALDILDGLPPKIREQVAGRIGLTDEDVAKWQDMTTKLNVIVTEDGIVSQFDGYMELPELDWDSYRQRFYSIHRMDRILKAEGDSPDNYKVAKQADTLMTWYILEPEEVARILRKLGHEVNDPVKLLKDNYDFYEKRTSHGSTLSKVVHAVIAKYIYPSNVSWDWFMEAMESDIRDTQGGTTVEGIHTGVMAGTLEVIKQDYAGLNLSSSPMKVDPDPPAHWGEMRLSFIWRSIWFDLVIEQDRVNMTAFHQGDKVVPVEIFGQRFELKPGKTVEARRPNAENR